A section of the Thauera chlorobenzoica genome encodes:
- the hisC gene encoding histidinol-phosphate transaminase → MSRYWSAVVHGLTPYVPGEQPKLDNLVKLNTNEHPYGPSPRALEAIRAATGEALRLYPDPNAEALKAALARRHGLQPQQIFVGNGSDEVLAHAFMALLKHERPLWFPDITYSFYPVYCGLYGVAHRAVPLAEDFSIRTGDYLPQGDTRAGAIIFPNPNAPTGRALALAEVERIIAANPEAVVLVDEAYVDFGGESAIALVDKYPNLLVVHTFSKSRSLAGLRVGFAAGHTGLIEALERVKNSFNSYPLDRLAIAGAVASVEDEEHFRESCRKVVSARETLVAQLGGLGFEVLPSAANFIFARHPARDGAELAAELRKRAIIVRHFKAPRIDQFLRITVGTDAQCAILVDALEEILRD, encoded by the coding sequence ATGAGCCGCTACTGGAGCGCCGTCGTCCACGGCCTGACCCCCTATGTTCCGGGCGAACAGCCCAAGCTCGACAACCTGGTCAAGCTCAACACCAACGAACACCCCTACGGCCCGTCGCCGCGCGCACTCGAGGCGATCCGCGCCGCCACCGGCGAGGCGCTGCGCCTGTACCCCGACCCCAACGCCGAAGCCCTGAAGGCGGCGCTCGCCAGGCGCCACGGCCTCCAGCCACAGCAGATCTTCGTTGGCAACGGCTCGGACGAGGTTCTCGCCCACGCTTTCATGGCCCTGCTCAAGCACGAACGCCCGCTGTGGTTCCCCGACATCACCTACAGCTTCTACCCGGTGTATTGCGGTCTGTACGGTGTCGCCCACCGCGCCGTGCCGCTCGCCGAAGACTTCTCGATCCGTACCGGAGACTACCTGCCGCAGGGCGATACGCGCGCCGGAGCGATCATCTTCCCCAACCCCAACGCCCCCACCGGCCGCGCCCTGGCGCTGGCCGAAGTCGAGCGCATCATCGCCGCCAACCCGGAGGCGGTGGTGCTGGTCGATGAGGCCTACGTCGATTTTGGCGGCGAGAGCGCGATCGCGCTGGTGGACAAGTACCCGAATCTGCTCGTGGTACACACCTTCTCCAAGAGCCGCTCGCTCGCCGGCCTGCGCGTTGGCTTCGCTGCCGGCCACACCGGGCTGATCGAGGCCCTGGAACGGGTCAAGAACAGCTTCAACTCCTATCCGCTCGACCGCCTCGCGATCGCCGGCGCGGTGGCCTCGGTCGAGGACGAAGAGCACTTCCGCGAGAGCTGCCGCAAGGTCGTCAGCGCGCGAGAAACCCTGGTGGCGCAGCTCGGCGGGCTCGGCTTCGAGGTGCTGCCTTCGGCGGCCAACTTCATCTTCGCCCGCCATCCGGCGCGGGACGGGGCCGAACTCGCGGCGGAACTGAGAAAACGCGCGATCATCGTGCGCCACTTCAAGGCGCCGCGCATCGACCAGTTCCTGCGCATCACGGTGGGGACGGACGCGCAGTGCGCCATCCTCGTCGATGCGCTAGAGGAAATTCTCCGCGACTGA
- the hisF gene encoding imidazole glycerol phosphate synthase subunit HisF — protein MLAKRIIPCLDVKAGRVVKGVNFVELRDAGDPVEIARRYDEQGADELTFLDITASSDERDIILHVVEQVAEQVFIPLTVGGGVRVVEDVRRLLNAGADKVSMNTAAVNNPQLVHDAASRVGSQCIVVAIDAKQTAPGKWDVFTHGGRNNTGLDAIEWARRVEALGAGEILLTSMDRDGTKSGFDLALTRAVSDAVRIPVIASGGVGTLEHLAEGVSAGRADAVLAASIFHFGQHTVREAKELMRARGIEVRL, from the coding sequence ATGCTGGCCAAACGCATCATTCCCTGCCTGGACGTGAAGGCCGGCCGCGTCGTCAAGGGGGTCAACTTCGTCGAGCTGCGCGATGCCGGCGACCCGGTGGAGATCGCCCGCCGCTACGACGAGCAGGGCGCCGACGAACTCACCTTTCTCGACATCACCGCCAGCTCCGACGAGCGCGACATCATCCTCCACGTCGTCGAGCAAGTCGCCGAGCAGGTCTTCATTCCGCTCACCGTCGGCGGCGGGGTGCGCGTCGTCGAGGATGTGCGCCGCCTGCTCAACGCCGGGGCGGACAAGGTCAGCATGAACACCGCGGCGGTGAACAACCCGCAGCTGGTCCATGACGCCGCCAGCCGCGTCGGCAGCCAGTGCATCGTCGTCGCCATCGACGCCAAGCAGACCGCGCCGGGCAAGTGGGACGTGTTCACCCACGGCGGACGCAACAACACCGGCCTCGATGCGATCGAATGGGCGCGCCGGGTCGAGGCCCTGGGCGCGGGCGAGATCCTGCTCACGAGCATGGACCGCGACGGCACCAAGAGCGGCTTCGACCTCGCCCTGACGCGCGCGGTGTCCGACGCGGTGCGCATCCCGGTGATCGCCAGCGGCGGGGTCGGCACCCTCGAACATCTCGCCGAAGGCGTTTCCGCAGGGCGCGCCGACGCGGTGCTGGCGGCGAGCATCTTCCATTTCGGCCAGCATACGGTGCGCGAGGCGAAAGAGCTGATGCGCGCGCGTGGCATCGAGGTGCGCCTGTGA
- the hisD gene encoding histidinol dehydrogenase, with amino-acid sequence MSPISATTASARTAIRRLDVREPEFLPTLDALLAFEAEADERIDAAVTEILRAVRTTGDTAVVEFTRRFDGLDVHSMAALELPKSELHAALERLPSAQREALTVAAERVRAYHERQKGESWTFTEADGTRLGQKVTPLDRVGLYVPGGRASYPSSVLMNAIPAKVAGVGELIMVVPTPRGEKNPLVLAAAAITGVDRVFTIGGAQAVAALAYGTQTIPQVDKIVGPGNAYVAEAKRRVFGTVGIDMVAGPSEVLILSDGSGHADWVAMDLFAQAEHDELAQSILLCTDAAFIDAVHEAIDRLLPTMPRRDTIAKSLAKRGALIRVDSLEQACALANRIAPEHLELALDDAEAWIDRIRHAGAIFVGHWAVEALGDYCAGPNHVLPTMRSARFSSPLGTYDFQKRTSIVNISQAGAQHLGRVASILAHGEGLQAHARSAEMRLKA; translated from the coding sequence ATGAGTCCGATTTCCGCCACGACCGCGTCCGCGCGCACCGCGATCCGCCGCCTCGATGTGCGCGAACCCGAATTCCTGCCCACCCTCGACGCGCTGCTTGCCTTCGAAGCCGAAGCCGATGAACGCATCGATGCCGCGGTCACCGAGATCCTGCGCGCGGTGCGCACCACCGGGGACACTGCGGTGGTCGAATTCACCCGCCGCTTCGACGGCCTCGACGTGCATTCGATGGCGGCGCTGGAGCTGCCGAAGTCCGAACTCCACGCCGCGCTCGAGCGCCTGCCGTCCGCGCAGCGCGAGGCGCTCACCGTCGCTGCGGAGCGCGTGCGCGCGTATCACGAGCGCCAGAAGGGCGAGTCCTGGACCTTCACCGAGGCCGATGGCACCCGGCTGGGGCAGAAAGTCACGCCGCTCGACCGCGTCGGTCTCTATGTTCCGGGCGGGCGGGCGTCCTACCCCAGCTCGGTGCTGATGAACGCGATCCCGGCCAAGGTCGCCGGCGTCGGCGAGCTGATCATGGTCGTGCCCACGCCGCGCGGCGAGAAGAATCCGCTGGTGCTGGCCGCCGCCGCGATCACCGGTGTCGATCGCGTATTCACCATCGGCGGTGCGCAGGCGGTGGCGGCGCTCGCCTACGGCACGCAGACCATCCCGCAGGTGGACAAGATCGTCGGCCCGGGCAACGCCTATGTCGCCGAGGCCAAGCGCCGGGTGTTCGGCACCGTCGGCATCGACATGGTCGCCGGCCCCTCCGAGGTGCTGATCCTGTCAGATGGTTCCGGCCACGCCGACTGGGTGGCGATGGATCTGTTCGCCCAGGCCGAGCACGACGAACTGGCGCAGTCGATCCTGCTGTGTACCGACGCCGCCTTCATCGACGCGGTGCATGAGGCGATCGACCGCCTGCTGCCGACGATGCCGCGCCGCGACACGATCGCGAAGTCGCTCGCCAAGCGCGGCGCGCTGATCCGCGTCGACAGCCTGGAGCAGGCCTGCGCGCTCGCCAATCGCATCGCCCCCGAGCACCTCGAGCTGGCGCTGGATGACGCCGAAGCCTGGATCGACCGCATCCGCCACGCCGGCGCGATCTTCGTCGGCCACTGGGCGGTGGAGGCGCTCGGCGACTACTGCGCCGGCCCCAACCACGTGCTGCCGACGATGCGCAGCGCGCGCTTCTCGTCGCCGCTGGGGACCTACGACTTCCAGAAGCGCACCAGCATCGTGAACATCTCGCAGGCCGGTGCCCAGCACCTGGGCCGGGTGGCCTCCATCCTCGCCCACGGCGAAGGCCTGCAGGCGCACGCGCGCTCGGCGGAGATGCGGCTGAAGGCCTGA
- a CDS encoding histidine triad nucleotide-binding protein, whose protein sequence is MSDCIFCRIVRGEIPSKKVYEDEHILAFHDINPLAPVHILVIPKAHVASMAQLEPEHEVAMGRLMVAAGRIAREHGCADGFRTIVNTGRVGLQEVYHLHLHILGGPDPLPPMLKR, encoded by the coding sequence ATGAGCGACTGCATTTTCTGCCGCATCGTGCGCGGCGAGATCCCTTCGAAGAAAGTGTACGAGGACGAGCACATCCTCGCCTTTCACGACATCAATCCGCTCGCTCCGGTGCACATCCTGGTGATTCCGAAGGCGCACGTGGCCTCGATGGCCCAGCTCGAGCCGGAACACGAGGTGGCAATGGGGCGTCTGATGGTTGCAGCGGGCCGGATTGCCCGCGAGCACGGCTGTGCCGACGGCTTCCGCACCATCGTCAACACCGGAAGGGTCGGCCTGCAGGAGGTGTATCATCTGCACCTCCATATTCTGGGCGGGCCCGATCCCCTGCCGCCCATGTTGAAGCGTTAA
- a CDS encoding Do family serine endopeptidase, whose product MRRLWLIFAQAVTVSVAVLFVVNTLRPEWLRDTAPASVVAILEAPAGAERTPAAGSYAAAAQRSMPAVVHVFTSKKGRSQRHPLLDDPLFRHFFGERLPNAPEQRESGLGSGVIVSPEGYVLTNNHVIETADAIEIALNDGRQFPARLVGRDPETDLAVLHIEADAGLPAITFSAGDSLTVGDVVLAIGNPFGVGQTVTMGIVSALGRKQLGINTFENYIQTDAAINPGNSGGALVDSTGHLVGINTAIYSRSGGSLGIGFAIPVSIARNVLEQIVATGEVTRGWVGVEIQDLTPELAESFGYRDVEGALIAGVLRGSPADRAGIRPGDVLVGLDDKAVRDPKSMLDMVAALPPGQRAVFHIRRGTQKLELAVEVGRRPTPPASR is encoded by the coding sequence ATGCGCCGTCTATGGCTCATCTTCGCGCAAGCCGTGACCGTCAGCGTCGCCGTGCTGTTCGTCGTCAATACGCTCAGGCCCGAGTGGCTGCGCGATACAGCGCCGGCCTCGGTGGTCGCGATCCTGGAAGCGCCGGCCGGCGCCGAGCGCACGCCCGCGGCCGGCTCCTATGCCGCGGCGGCGCAGCGCTCGATGCCCGCGGTGGTCCATGTCTTCACCAGCAAGAAAGGCCGCAGCCAGCGCCACCCCCTGCTCGACGACCCGCTGTTCCGCCACTTTTTCGGCGAACGCCTGCCGAACGCCCCGGAGCAGCGTGAATCCGGCCTCGGCTCCGGCGTCATCGTCAGCCCGGAAGGCTACGTCCTGACCAACAACCACGTCATCGAGACTGCCGATGCGATCGAGATCGCGCTCAACGACGGCCGCCAGTTTCCCGCCCGCCTGGTCGGCCGCGACCCGGAAACCGATCTCGCGGTGCTGCACATCGAGGCCGATGCCGGCCTGCCGGCGATCACCTTCTCGGCGGGTGACAGCCTCACCGTCGGCGACGTCGTGCTCGCCATCGGCAATCCGTTCGGCGTCGGCCAGACGGTGACGATGGGCATCGTCTCCGCGCTCGGGCGCAAGCAGCTCGGCATCAACACGTTCGAGAACTACATCCAGACCGATGCCGCAATCAACCCGGGCAACTCGGGCGGCGCGCTGGTCGACAGCACCGGACACCTGGTCGGCATCAACACCGCGATCTATTCACGCTCGGGCGGCTCACTCGGCATCGGCTTCGCCATTCCGGTGTCGATCGCGCGCAACGTCCTCGAACAGATCGTCGCCACCGGTGAAGTCACCCGCGGCTGGGTCGGGGTGGAAATCCAGGACCTGACGCCGGAACTGGCCGAATCGTTCGGTTACCGGGATGTCGAGGGCGCGTTGATCGCCGGCGTGCTGCGCGGCAGCCCGGCGGACCGCGCCGGCATCCGTCCCGGCGACGTGCTGGTCGGCCTCGACGACAAGGCGGTGCGCGATCCGAAGTCGATGCTCGACATGGTGGCCGCCCTGCCGCCAGGGCAGCGGGCCGTCTTCCACATCCGCCGCGGCACCCAGAAGCTCGAGCTCGCAGTCGAGGTGGGGCGGCGGCCGACACCGCCGGCGAGCCGCTGA
- the tatC gene encoding twin-arginine translocase subunit TatC, whose amino-acid sequence MSAQQETFIAHLIELRDRLIRALIAVAVVFVCLMPWAGDIYDILARPMMDTLPAGTNMIATGVVTPFFVPVKVTMMVSFVLALPWVLYQAWAFIAPGLYAHEKRMALPLVLGSTLLFLIGMAFCYFFVFGMVFKFIAEFAPKSIVPAPDIEQYLSFVMSMFLAFGVTFEVPVAVILLVKAGVVDVAKLREMRPYVIVAAFVIAAIVTPPDVISQFMLAVPMCLLYELGIVLANMITRPVPHAEAAGGQAAPALQNLDEAAERRLEADDRPGGKG is encoded by the coding sequence ATGAGCGCACAACAGGAAACCTTCATCGCCCATCTGATCGAGTTGCGCGACCGGCTGATCCGTGCGCTGATCGCGGTGGCCGTCGTCTTCGTCTGCCTGATGCCATGGGCGGGTGACATCTACGACATCCTCGCCCGGCCGATGATGGACACCCTCCCCGCAGGCACGAACATGATCGCCACCGGTGTGGTCACGCCCTTCTTCGTCCCGGTGAAGGTGACGATGATGGTCTCCTTCGTGCTGGCGCTGCCCTGGGTGCTGTACCAGGCCTGGGCCTTCATCGCCCCCGGGCTCTACGCCCATGAGAAGCGCATGGCCCTGCCGCTGGTGCTGGGCAGCACGCTGCTGTTCCTGATCGGGATGGCGTTCTGCTACTTCTTCGTGTTCGGCATGGTGTTCAAGTTCATCGCCGAATTCGCGCCGAAGAGCATCGTGCCGGCACCGGACATCGAGCAGTACCTGTCCTTCGTGATGTCGATGTTCCTCGCCTTCGGCGTCACGTTCGAAGTTCCGGTGGCGGTGATCCTGCTGGTGAAGGCCGGCGTCGTCGATGTCGCCAAGCTGCGCGAGATGCGGCCCTACGTGATCGTCGCCGCGTTCGTGATCGCGGCCATCGTCACTCCGCCGGACGTGATCTCGCAGTTCATGCTGGCGGTGCCGATGTGCCTGCTCTACGAGCTTGGGATCGTGCTGGCGAACATGATCACCCGCCCCGTGCCGCATGCCGAGGCCGCAGGCGGGCAGGCCGCGCCTGCGCTGCAGAACCTGGACGAGGCGGCGGAGCGCCGCCTCGAAGCGGACGACCGTCCGGGCGGGAAGGGCTGA
- the tatB gene encoding Sec-independent protein translocase protein TatB, which produces MFDFGFSELIVIGVVLLVVVGPERLPRVARTAGHLLGRVQRYVSDVKSDIQREMQLDELKKLQEQVRQQAQELESSVRSGAAGAEAEAERTVGELRSMLPAPDSGQPAAGPQPDPSAAGPQPDPSAAGASPPVAASAATVSASTNPLPQDPPPQAAGESQLELGLGAAARPPAPLGDKTKA; this is translated from the coding sequence ATGTTCGATTTCGGTTTTTCTGAACTCATTGTGATCGGTGTCGTGCTGCTGGTCGTGGTCGGGCCCGAACGCCTGCCCAGGGTCGCGCGCACCGCCGGCCACCTGCTCGGGAGGGTGCAGCGCTACGTGTCGGACGTGAAGTCGGACATCCAGCGCGAGATGCAGCTCGATGAGCTCAAGAAGCTGCAGGAACAGGTCCGCCAGCAGGCACAGGAGCTCGAGTCCTCGGTGCGCTCCGGGGCGGCGGGCGCCGAAGCGGAGGCCGAGCGCACCGTTGGCGAGCTGCGTTCGATGCTGCCCGCCCCGGACTCTGGGCAGCCGGCGGCGGGGCCACAACCGGATCCCTCGGCGGCGGGGCCACAACCGGATCCCTCGGCGGCGGGCGCATCCCCCCCTGTCGCAGCCTCTGCCGCCACCGTTTCCGCCTCCACCAACCCCCTTCCCCAGGATCCCCCGCCGCAGGCCGCCGGCGAGTCCCAGCTCGAACTCGGGCTCGGCGCGGCGGCGCGGCCACCGGCGCCCTTGGGCGACAAGACGAAGGCATGA
- the hisH gene encoding imidazole glycerol phosphate synthase subunit HisH yields MTTVAIIDYGMGNLRSVAKAIEHVAPGHEVFVTSDPARVAAAERVVFPGQGAMPDCMRELDARGLRPAVLQAAAEKPFLGICIGQQMLFEHSAEGDVPGLGILPGEVVRFPDARMLAADGSRLKVPHMGWNEVWQRVPHPLWEGIADGERFYFVHSYFVAPAEAALTAAETDYGLRFTSAVARANIFAAQFHPEKSAAAGLRLLANFIRWQP; encoded by the coding sequence ATGACCACTGTGGCCATCATCGATTACGGCATGGGCAACCTGCGCTCGGTCGCAAAGGCGATCGAGCACGTCGCCCCCGGCCATGAAGTTTTCGTCACCTCCGACCCGGCCCGGGTCGCCGCCGCCGAGCGGGTCGTGTTCCCGGGGCAGGGGGCGATGCCCGACTGCATGCGTGAGCTCGATGCCCGCGGCCTGCGTCCGGCGGTGCTCCAGGCCGCGGCGGAAAAACCCTTCCTCGGGATCTGCATCGGCCAGCAGATGCTGTTCGAACACAGCGCCGAAGGCGACGTGCCCGGGCTCGGCATCCTCCCCGGTGAGGTCGTCCGTTTCCCGGATGCGCGCATGCTCGCCGCCGACGGCAGCCGGCTGAAGGTGCCGCACATGGGCTGGAACGAAGTCTGGCAGCGCGTCCCCCATCCGCTGTGGGAGGGCATTGCCGACGGCGAGCGCTTCTATTTCGTGCACAGCTATTTCGTCGCCCCGGCCGAGGCTGCGCTGACCGCGGCCGAGACCGACTACGGGCTGCGGTTTACCAGTGCGGTAGCGCGGGCTAATATCTTCGCCGCCCAGTTCCACCCGGAAAAGAGCGCCGCAGCCGGTCTCCGGCTGCTTGCAAACTTCATCCGCTGGCAGCCCTGA
- a CDS encoding Nif3-like dinuclear metal center hexameric protein, whose translation MRLIELDRRLEALFDAAGLKDYCPNGLQVEGRAEVARVLCGVTASQALLDLARDGGYDAVFVHHGYFWKGEDGRITGIRRQRLRTLLANDISLFAYHLPLDAHPELGNNAQLGRLMGWRGEGRFADQELGWIGRPGAPEGESAAQLARSIAARLGRDPLLVGDGARVVKRVAWCTGGAQGFFEQAIAAGADLYVSGEASEQTVHLARESGVPYIAAGHHATERYGVRAVARHLVEQFGLQADFVDLANPV comes from the coding sequence ATGCGACTCATCGAACTGGACCGGCGTCTGGAAGCCTTGTTCGACGCTGCTGGATTGAAGGATTATTGCCCAAACGGCCTGCAAGTGGAAGGACGCGCCGAGGTCGCGCGCGTGCTGTGCGGGGTCACCGCAAGCCAGGCCCTGCTCGATCTCGCCCGCGACGGCGGCTATGACGCGGTGTTCGTCCATCACGGCTATTTCTGGAAGGGCGAGGATGGCCGCATCACCGGCATCCGCCGCCAGCGCCTGCGCACCCTGCTGGCCAACGACATCAGCCTGTTCGCCTACCATCTGCCGCTCGACGCCCATCCCGAACTGGGCAACAACGCCCAGCTGGGACGCCTGATGGGGTGGCGCGGAGAGGGGCGCTTCGCCGACCAGGAGCTGGGCTGGATCGGCCGTCCCGGAGCCCCGGAAGGCGAAAGCGCCGCCCAGCTCGCGCGCTCGATCGCGGCCCGTCTGGGACGGGACCCCTTGCTGGTAGGGGACGGCGCGCGCGTGGTGAAGCGGGTGGCGTGGTGCACCGGCGGCGCGCAGGGGTTTTTCGAGCAGGCGATTGCCGCCGGAGCGGACCTGTACGTATCGGGCGAGGCGTCCGAGCAGACCGTGCATCTGGCGCGCGAATCCGGGGTGCCTTACATCGCCGCCGGCCACCATGCCACCGAGCGCTATGGTGTCCGCGCGGTGGCCCGCCACCTGGTCGAACAGTTCGGCCTGCAGGCCGATTTCGTCGATCTGGCCAATCCGGTCTGA
- the hisA gene encoding 1-(5-phosphoribosyl)-5-[(5-phosphoribosylamino)methylideneamino]imidazole-4-carboxamide isomerase has translation MLLIPAIDLKDGHCVRLKQGEMDDATVFSEDPGAMARHWLERGARRLHLVDLNGAFAGKPKNGAAIRAITDEVGDDIPVQLGGGIRDLDTIEHYLDNGISYVIIGTAAVKNPGFLHDACSAFPGHIIVGLDAKDGKVAVDGWSKLTGHDVVDLAKKFEDYGVEAVIYTDIGRDGMLSGVNVDATVRLARALRIPVIASGGITDLADIDALCAVEDEGIMGAITGRAIYEGTLDFAAAQARADELNGVTE, from the coding sequence ATGCTGCTCATTCCCGCCATCGACCTCAAGGACGGTCACTGTGTACGCCTGAAACAGGGCGAAATGGACGACGCCACGGTGTTTTCCGAAGACCCGGGCGCGATGGCGCGCCACTGGCTCGAGCGTGGCGCCCGCCGCCTGCACCTGGTGGACCTGAACGGCGCTTTCGCCGGCAAGCCCAAGAACGGCGCCGCGATCCGTGCCATCACCGACGAAGTCGGCGACGACATTCCGGTCCAGCTCGGCGGCGGCATCCGCGACCTCGATACCATCGAGCACTACCTCGACAACGGCATCAGTTACGTCATCATCGGTACCGCCGCGGTGAAGAACCCCGGCTTCCTGCACGACGCCTGCAGCGCCTTCCCCGGCCACATCATCGTCGGCCTCGATGCCAAGGACGGCAAAGTGGCGGTCGACGGCTGGTCCAAGCTCACCGGCCACGATGTCGTCGATCTGGCGAAGAAGTTCGAGGACTACGGCGTCGAGGCGGTGATCTACACCGACATCGGTCGCGACGGCATGCTCTCCGGCGTCAACGTCGACGCCACCGTGCGCCTGGCGCGCGCGCTGCGCATCCCGGTCATCGCCAGCGGTGGCATCACCGACCTCGCCGACATCGACGCGCTGTGCGCGGTCGAGGACGAAGGCATCATGGGCGCGATCACCGGGCGCGCGATCTACGAAGGCACGCTCGATTTCGCTGCGGCCCAGGCGCGCGCCGACGAACTGAACGGTGTGACCGAATGA
- the hisI gene encoding phosphoribosyl-AMP cyclohydrolase translates to MSENTRWLNEVKWDEHGLVPVIAQEASSGDVLMFAWMNRDALQRTAESGEAVYWSRSRRKLWHKGEESGHVQKVVDIRIDCDNDVVLLKIEQVGGIACHTGRHSCFFQKYFADGHWQAIEPVLKDPQEIYK, encoded by the coding sequence GTGAGCGAGAACACGCGCTGGCTCAACGAGGTCAAGTGGGACGAGCACGGCCTGGTGCCGGTGATCGCGCAGGAGGCGTCCTCGGGCGACGTGCTGATGTTCGCCTGGATGAACCGCGACGCCTTGCAGCGCACCGCCGAGAGCGGCGAGGCCGTCTACTGGTCACGCTCGCGGCGCAAGCTGTGGCACAAGGGCGAGGAGTCCGGTCACGTGCAGAAGGTGGTCGACATCCGCATCGACTGCGACAACGACGTCGTGCTGCTGAAAATCGAGCAGGTCGGCGGCATCGCCTGCCATACCGGGCGGCACAGCTGCTTTTTCCAGAAGTATTTCGCCGATGGCCACTGGCAGGCCATCGAACCGGTTTTGAAAGACCCGCAGGAGATCTACAAGTGA
- a CDS encoding phosphoribosyl-ATP diphosphatase yields MIDIEVLRRVSDTLVARKQADPDASYVSSLYAKGTDAICKKVAEEAAETIMAAKDKDRLHLVWEVTDLWFHSLVLLAHHGLSVEDVIAEFRRREGVSGIDEKKSRTAQVEVRG; encoded by the coding sequence GTGATCGATATCGAAGTGCTGCGCCGCGTCTCTGACACCCTGGTCGCGCGCAAGCAGGCAGACCCCGACGCCTCCTACGTGTCCAGCCTCTACGCCAAGGGGACCGACGCGATCTGCAAGAAGGTCGCCGAAGAGGCTGCCGAAACGATCATGGCGGCCAAGGACAAGGACCGGCTGCATCTGGTGTGGGAAGTCACCGACCTGTGGTTCCATTCGCTGGTGCTGCTGGCGCACCACGGCCTGTCGGTCGAGGACGTGATCGCCGAGTTCCGCCGCCGCGAAGGCGTGTCCGGCATCGACGAGAAGAAATCGCGCACCGCGCAGGTGGAGGTCCGGGGATGA
- the hisB gene encoding imidazoleglycerol-phosphate dehydratase HisB yields MRQAEVTRNTLETRITVRIDLDGTGKGRLDTGVPFLDHMLDQIVRHGLIDLDIQCEGDTHIDDHHTVEDVGITLGQAFAQALGNKKGVRRYGHAYVPLDEALSRVVVDFSGRPGLHYFVDYTRARIGNFDVDLVREFFQGFVNHAGVSLHVDNLRGDNAHHQCETVFKAFARALRMAAEHDERAAGTIPSTKGAL; encoded by the coding sequence ATGCGGCAAGCCGAAGTCACCCGCAACACCCTCGAAACCCGGATCACCGTGCGCATCGATCTCGACGGCACGGGCAAAGGCAGGCTCGACACCGGCGTGCCTTTCCTCGATCACATGCTCGACCAGATCGTGCGCCACGGCCTGATCGATCTCGACATCCAGTGCGAGGGCGACACCCACATCGACGACCACCACACCGTCGAGGACGTCGGCATCACGCTCGGGCAGGCCTTCGCGCAGGCGCTCGGCAACAAGAAGGGCGTACGCCGCTACGGCCATGCCTACGTGCCGCTGGACGAGGCGCTGTCGCGGGTGGTGGTGGATTTCTCCGGCCGCCCCGGGCTGCATTACTTCGTCGATTACACCCGGGCCCGCATCGGCAATTTCGACGTGGATCTGGTGCGCGAATTTTTCCAGGGCTTCGTTAACCACGCCGGGGTGTCGCTGCACGTCGACAACCTGCGCGGCGACAATGCCCACCACCAGTGCGAGACCGTGTTCAAGGCCTTCGCCCGCGCCCTGCGCATGGCCGCCGAGCACGACGAGCGCGCCGCCGGCACCATTCCTTCGACCAAGGGTGCGCTCTGA
- the tatA gene encoding Sec-independent protein translocase subunit TatA, with product MGSFSIWHWLIVLVIVLLVFGTKKLRNIGSDLGGAVKGFKDGMKEGDSSASSADAPQQKIVNGQTIDGEAREKVDNGRS from the coding sequence ATGGGTTCTTTCAGCATCTGGCACTGGCTGATCGTGCTGGTCATCGTCCTGCTGGTGTTCGGGACCAAGAAGCTGCGCAACATCGGCTCCGATCTCGGCGGCGCGGTGAAGGGCTTCAAGGATGGCATGAAGGAAGGCGACAGCAGCGCCTCCTCCGCCGACGCCCCCCAGCAGAAGATCGTCAACGGCCAGACCATCGACGGCGAAGCACGGGAAAAGGTCGACAACGGTCGTTCCTGA